CGTGGTTTGTCCTGCTTGCCAGATGGAGAAGATAGAACCTATGGTGGCTGTGAAGGGCCAGATGCCATGTATGTGAAGTTGATCTCATCAGATGGCCATGAATTTATTGTGAAACGAGAACACGCCTTGACGTCTGGAACTATTAAAGCTATGTTAAGTGGACCAGGTAAGGTCTCGagaaactgtgtgtgtatatatagtgTTAAAATGTACTTGCTTACTTGTTGTGAGATTTAGCCAGCTATAGTTATTTTTGTTTAGCAGTTATTTCTCCCTGCCCAGGAGCTGGCACTGTGTTTCCTTTACATACAGCCGTTTTGTTAGCGCTCAAACATGTTTGTCTAAAGTGATCTCTACTCTTGACACACAGTGTAACATTTACAGGTCAGTTTGCTGAGAATGAAACCAATGAAGTGAACTTCAGGGAGATTCCATCTCatgttctgtccaaggtttgcATGTACTTCACCTATAAGGTCCGCTACACCAACAGCTCTACAGAAATCCCCGAATTCCCTATTGCTCCGGAGATTGCGCTGGAACTGCTCATGGCCGCAAACTTTCTGGATTGTTAAAATGATGGCGATGATGTAACGGCTTAAAACACTtttaagttttgtttgtttttgaatatttaaacGTTTTCAAATTACATCATATGAAAATATGAGCATGTTCGCACCTGCCTCTGTTATAATTGTATTAATATTAAAGGATTTCAAATTTATACCGTAGCTGTAttgcttgccccccccctgaATAAGACAAATGTCTCTTTCACTCCATATACATTGACTCACTCAGCTCTCCAGCTCAATAAAGACTTGTTTGGTGGGAGTTTTGCTTGCCAGTTGCTAGTTACTTATGACTATGACTTTTGATATCACATTTTCTAAATTTGCATCATCCTGTATATGCTTTGATCTAGCTCAAGTAAAATATTAGAAGTAGCTAGTATTTGGTGGAGAGAGGTTGCACTAAAATATGTAATTCAAAGTTGGACATGGTTGATTTAGCACAGAGGAAAGTGGTTGCTCATTACACAACATATAGatatttggaaaataaggtgAATATTTATCAAATTTAGTCTTTGAACTATAGTTTTCAAAACAAGACTGTTGAGTTTAATTTACAAATTGTACAACTTTGGCAAATTTGAATTGTATGTCTCAAGAGTTGTCAATTGTTTTATATAAAGGGGTTAAATAGCGTTTAACAGTTATGCAATTTTTAATTGAAAGTACACTGATTGGTGTGCGCAATTAACGCAGTACTTCTCTTCATGGGCCGTCGTAGCCTCTTAATTTTAGCCTTTGGAATGGCGGCACGCTTTTCAGTCAGAGCTCATGTGGAGGATGTTTGCTGTCCAGTGCTGGTGCATGAACACACTACTAAACTAACCCCACAGGATTTTAAAAGGTTTGAAATGAGGCTCCAGGACTTCAGCATCCCTGTTGTGATTATGATTGCAATGAGTTGGATCATTTTCAGACTTCATACTTCtcgcaaaaaaaaatcagagaaGCCTGCCCAAACTTTGCATTAACACCTAAATTTCCATCCAATATAATAAAAAGATGAGCGtcataattaataaatgaaataacttgggaataataataacaatctGCTCCGCACGCCCCGATCGTCTCCTGTTTATCCacgtatttattattttattcagttaaaatgtttgtgaaggtggaaaaaaaaaaaaacatcttcaaaacAACTTCTCACGTCACGTGACCCCGTGACGTACAGTCCTGCACTCTGCGCTGGTGCAGGGGGGGTTTCCATCATGGCGTCGATGCAGGTAGGACTACTATTGGCAGCAAGCGTATTTGTGTAAATTTACGCCACCACTGCGTTTTTGTCTTTTCGTTTAGCTTGTAAACTACCTTCTTTGGACACACGCAGTTGTTCGGAGAAGTGACGACGGTAAAGTAAAAGCGACGACATTTAACCTCAACTATTCAGGGTTAGCGCTTGCTTAGCAATACAGCTAGCATCATTATCAGCCGCTTCAAGGCTCGTGTAAAAGGCAGCTTCCAGTATCTGCGTGAGGATTAGAGGTCATTAATGTTTTAACAACAATACATGAAAGACAGTTTGAGGAATCTGTTATTCTGACTACGCAGTCCTCCTTAAATCTCCAGAGCGCCAGCTGTTATTCGCCGCTGACGTtcgttagctagctagcgagcCAGCGCAGAACGAGTTGATGGTTTCCTTCTTAAACGAACAGGAGTATCACGTTCTCAAGATGGATTAGCTGCGTTACAAGGAGGATGGTCAAATCAGGATTGGGCTCTCCTAAAACTACAAATGTACTCCACTCAGATTCAGAACGTTAGCCGCGGCCACGCCGTTGTGAAGTGACACAGAACGTACATTCATCCTTGGTATTGTCCCCGTTTTTTGGGACTCGCGTAATGAAACATGAACCGGAAGTATTTCTCATTGTCTGGTTTGTGCTTTCCTGTACGGGTTTTGTGTGTGGCGGAACCTCAAACGCATTCTCTCCAACAGAAAAGGCTACAAAAGGAATTATTAGCTCTGCAGAATGATCCACCCCCAGGAATGACTCTAAATGAAAAGAGCGTACAGAACACCATCACACAGTAAGTTCTGGCTGTTATTTCACGCCATTGATACGCACTTAAGACGGTCAGTTCGGGTAGGAATGTTTACATCACTGAATAAACAAGCCCGGGTCCAATTGGGTTCCGCTTCATCCCTACAACAGTGCTGTGCGGTGAGCCTGCTCGGTGCCACACATGCATAGGCTCAAAGATCTTGGAGCCTTGGCAGATAATCGGTGTCGTTTCAGTGCCTGgcagctctgccccccccccccccccccccccccagactatCTCTAATGAACAGCGTCACTACTCGTAAAATATTGATTGGTTCGCTTGGGGTTGGTCTGGGTTACCTTAGCAAGCAGCAGGAGCTGCGTGGCTGACCTTTCTGTCTGGGTTCCTCGGTTCTATTAAATTGCTGCGAGTGAGTCAGATTGGTCTGAGGTAAAGACCAACACAGTCGTGGCCTCGTAAAATGGATGCATTGTGAGTCTGAGAGCTAGTCACATGGTTATGAACGTCCCAGCTGTCCAGCGTTATCGCATCTTAACGCAGCAATACATACGAATGTTCTACgttgttaatatatatatatatatgtttttgaCCAGATTGCGTGAATGATAGTGTGTTGTGCAACTGACAAGCCTCTGAACCAGTTCAGCTGGCTTCTTCTTTTGTGCATCTCAGGATCGCAAAGGTATTTATGGGTGGCTGGCGTTTTGTCTTTAACAAATAAAGCTGCGCAGAGTTTGAGTTGGTTTCTATTCATCGTGATTGACGGTGTGGATTTATCACCTTTTTGCAGTAAAAGGAGCCATACGCTCTGTTTTATATAAAAGCCGATCATAAAGATCAAGTGGTGGGAAGAAGTCACCAGTGCGTTTGTTCTTGTGACGTTGATACGGTGTACAAGTACGACTAGTTCAGTAGCCTTTGTTTGTATTGCAGACTTTGTCTGTCAATGCTGGTTGTCAGATTGTTGTGTTTCATGATACTGCCTCCTCTAAGTCAGATGCCCTGAGCCCTTTGGACTTaataagaatgaaaaaaaaaaaagattaaccTTTTATGTAGGCCTAAATGATTACCAGCCTGAGGCTACTTTTGAAAGAGGCACAATACTATAACCCGGGAAcgacagcagcatgtcttaaTGGTGTCCGATCTGCACGACTTGCATCAAAGAAATTAGGTCTGACGGTTCAACCTGAACCAGCCAATCTCTATAAATGTTCTCCACTGCACTAAAATAGTTTCTTCTTAGCCAGTGAAGCAATATCTACCTGTATgataataacccccccccccctgtgtttctGAGGAAGATGGTGAATCCCTCAGAGTTTGGTCAGTGGAGTTCTGTTGCCAGGCCACAGAGGCGTAAATGTATTTTGTCCACAAGATCAATAGAGCGTCACATTATTACGAAACCACTGTTATAGCTCAGATGAATATCGAATATCACTGCAATCAGTCGAACTCGACGCTTTTGATGCCATGGAGTACTTGCTGGAGCATGTAATGACAATGAAATCTGATCCCTGCAACTCACGAGCAGAACATGCAGCATATTCATGTGAAGATAATAAAATAAGGGTCgacagcctgtgtgtgtgtgtgtgtgtgtgtgtgtgtgtgtgtgtgagagagagagagagaactgccTGTGTTTGCCAGTTGAAGTCATTgtagctgtttttgtttgtgggaAGTGATCATCGTGTGTTGTCTTTTCTTTAGGTGGATTATAGACATGGA
Above is a genomic segment from Brachionichthys hirsutus isolate HB-005 unplaced genomic scaffold, CSIRO-AGI_Bhir_v1 contig_440, whole genome shotgun sequence containing:
- the LOC137913814 gene encoding elongin-C, which encodes MDGEDRTYGGCEGPDAMYVKLISSDGHEFIVKREHALTSGTIKAMLSGPGQFAENETNEVNFREIPSHVLSKVCMYFTYKVRYTNSSTEIPEFPIAPEIALELLMAANFLDC